The Bacillus oleivorans genome has a window encoding:
- a CDS encoding dihydrofolate reductase family protein, with translation MGRIILMMNVTLDGCCDHTQVIADEELHQYTVDLMDQSDGLLFGRKIYQLMESAWPAIASSGDGPQFMVDFARKLDRKPKYVFSRTLDHVSWQNSFLLKGPVSEEVPQLTAEGKNLVVNGGPGLGSTLAQLGLVDEYHFLVQPIVAGRGPQLLGGVHDRLNLKLSGTKSFGSGVVLLRYTPVR, from the coding sequence ATGGGACGTATAATCCTGATGATGAATGTGACACTGGACGGTTGCTGTGACCACACGCAGGTGATTGCGGATGAGGAGCTCCACCAGTATACGGTGGACCTAATGGACCAGTCCGATGGTCTGCTTTTTGGACGTAAAATCTACCAGCTGATGGAAAGTGCCTGGCCAGCCATTGCCAGCAGCGGCGACGGACCTCAATTCATGGTCGACTTCGCACGCAAGCTCGATCGGAAACCCAAGTACGTCTTCTCGCGGACACTGGATCACGTGTCGTGGCAGAACTCTTTCTTGTTGAAGGGGCCCGTTTCCGAAGAGGTGCCACAGCTTACGGCAGAAGGGAAGAACCTAGTCGTTAACGGCGGTCCCGGCCTCGGTTCCACCCTGGCACAACTAGGCTTGGTGGATGAGTATCACTTCCTGGTACAGCCAATCGTTGCCGGACGTGGCCCCCAATTATTGGGGGGAGTTCATGATCGACTGAATCTGAAGCTGAGCGGGACCAAATCCTTCGGCTCCGGCGTTGTGCTGCTCCGATATACGCCCGTTCGTTGA
- a CDS encoding MFS transporter — protein MESKKALPILFAVMFLVMVGFGIIIPVMPFYAEEMGASPTQLGLLMAVYSFMQLLFAPMWGRISDRIGRKPVIMIGIIGLSLSFFLMAISTQLWMLFAARIIGGFLSSANMPTVMAYVADITSEEDRGKGMGIIGASVGMGFIFGPAIGGVFSQESLHMPFYLAGFSSLVTFLLVLFVLKESLHMEDKNNNSRKKAPLLQALNGPLSFLFFLQLFISLSLSGLEATFAYFAAKKAGLGSVDLGYIFMIMGLSGAIVQGGAVGRLTKKFGEGFVIQIGIAISALGFFLILFVDNFITAAIFLTIFGVGNGVIRPSVSSLLTKRSKSGHGSTTGLLSSFDSLGRIIGPPLGGWLFSITIGLPYISGIILSVTALLLYRIYTVQEKKLSIGI, from the coding sequence TTGGAATCTAAAAAAGCTTTACCGATTCTCTTCGCTGTCATGTTTCTTGTGATGGTGGGATTTGGAATTATTATACCTGTTATGCCCTTTTATGCGGAAGAAATGGGGGCATCTCCTACCCAGCTCGGACTTTTAATGGCAGTTTATTCTTTTATGCAGCTGCTTTTTGCACCGATGTGGGGGAGAATTTCTGACCGGATTGGAAGGAAGCCCGTTATAATGATAGGGATTATTGGATTATCCCTTTCTTTTTTCCTGATGGCAATATCCACTCAACTATGGATGCTATTTGCTGCAAGAATTATCGGAGGATTTTTATCGTCTGCTAACATGCCGACAGTCATGGCGTATGTCGCTGATATTACTTCAGAAGAAGACCGCGGCAAAGGAATGGGAATCATTGGAGCTTCTGTCGGGATGGGGTTTATTTTTGGTCCTGCAATTGGTGGCGTGTTTTCGCAAGAAAGCCTACATATGCCTTTTTACCTGGCAGGATTTTCTTCTTTAGTAACGTTTCTTCTTGTTCTATTCGTTTTAAAGGAATCCTTACATATGGAAGATAAAAATAACAATTCTCGTAAAAAAGCGCCATTACTACAAGCATTAAATGGCCCTTTATCGTTTTTGTTTTTTCTTCAGCTATTCATCTCACTATCCCTATCCGGCTTAGAAGCGACCTTCGCTTACTTCGCAGCTAAAAAAGCTGGCTTAGGCTCAGTTGATTTAGGCTATATTTTTATGATTATGGGGCTTTCAGGAGCGATTGTACAAGGCGGAGCAGTGGGAAGATTAACAAAAAAATTTGGAGAAGGTTTTGTGATTCAGATTGGAATTGCCATTTCAGCACTCGGCTTTTTCCTTATCTTATTTGTTGATAATTTTATAACAGCTGCCATTTTCTTAACGATCTTTGGTGTTGGGAATGGTGTGATTCGTCCAAGTGTTTCCTCTTTATTAACAAAGCGGTCAAAATCAGGTCATGGCAGTACCACCGGACTTTTATCGTCTTTTGATTCACTCGGAAGAATTATCGGACCGCCTTTAGGAGGCTGGCTCTTTTCTATTACCATTGGTTTACCTTATATTTCAGGCATTATTTTATCGGTGACTGCCTTGCTTTTATATCGAATTTACACGGTGCAAGAAAAAAAACTTTCGATTGGAATATAG
- the msrA gene encoding peptide-methionine (S)-S-oxide reductase MsrA, whose product MSEQYKLATFAGGCFWCMVSPFDEQPGIKEVISGYTGGHKENPTYQEVCSDTTGHYEAVQIKYDPKVFPYQKLLELFWQQIDPTDPGGQFNDRGISYRTAIFYHDEEQKKLAEESKQMLAESGRFKKPIVTEILPAGPFYRAEEYHQDYYKKNPFHYNLYKEGSGRARFIRENWKKRKSDEQLREELTPLQYEVTQNNATEPPFQNEFWNNTEDGIYVDIISGEPLFSSTDQYDAGCGWPSFTKPLRRSDLEERLDTSYGMRRIEVRAKESDSHLGHVFDDGPGPDRARYCINSAALRFIPKDKLEEEGYGQFLSLFDK is encoded by the coding sequence TTGTCTGAACAATACAAGCTGGCGACCTTTGCAGGGGGCTGTTTCTGGTGTATGGTTTCTCCATTTGATGAACAGCCTGGAATTAAAGAAGTCATTTCAGGTTATACAGGCGGGCATAAAGAAAACCCTACCTATCAAGAAGTTTGTTCTGATACAACTGGACACTATGAGGCTGTTCAAATTAAATATGATCCTAAAGTCTTTCCCTATCAAAAGCTGTTGGAGCTTTTTTGGCAGCAAATAGACCCGACTGATCCGGGAGGTCAGTTTAATGACCGTGGAATATCGTACAGAACAGCCATTTTTTATCATGATGAAGAACAAAAGAAACTGGCAGAGGAATCGAAGCAGATGCTTGCAGAAAGCGGCCGCTTTAAGAAGCCTATAGTTACTGAAATTTTACCGGCAGGTCCGTTTTACAGGGCTGAAGAATATCATCAAGATTATTATAAGAAGAATCCATTTCACTATAATCTCTATAAAGAAGGCTCTGGAAGGGCTCGTTTTATTCGCGAGAATTGGAAAAAACGCAAAAGTGACGAGCAATTACGAGAGGAACTCACCCCCCTGCAATATGAGGTAACTCAAAATAATGCAACAGAGCCGCCTTTTCAAAATGAATTTTGGAATAACACAGAAGACGGAATCTATGTAGATATTATTTCAGGAGAGCCTCTCTTTAGTTCAACAGACCAATACGATGCTGGCTGTGGCTGGCCAAGCTTCACAAAACCATTGCGCCGCTCTGATCTTGAGGAAAGGTTAGATACATCATATGGAATGAGACGAATTGAAGTCCGCGCAAAAGAGTCAGACTCTCATCTAGGCCATGTTTTCGATGACGGCCCTGGACCAGACCGCGCAAGATATTGTATAAATT